A genomic segment from uncultured Vibrio sp. encodes:
- the nqrM gene encoding (Na+)-NQR maturation NqrM encodes MVWLFTFVGFLAIILLMSLGVIFHNKRIQGSCGGLNNVGVDKVCNCETTCSESQRQLYQISEPQSSSEH; translated from the coding sequence ATGGTTTGGTTATTTACCTTTGTTGGCTTTCTCGCGATTATTTTGTTGATGTCACTTGGCGTTATTTTTCACAACAAACGAATTCAAGGTAGCTGTGGTGGCCTGAACAATGTTGGTGTTGATAAAGTGTGTAACTGTGAAACCACATGTTCTGAGTCTCAGCGTCAGTTGTATCAAATTTCAGAGCCTCAGTCGTCATCGGAGCATTGA
- a CDS encoding NifB/NifX family molybdenum-iron cluster-binding protein yields the protein MIYAVPNDGERVANHFVKAPHIAIYSDEEGMLHNLANIAAMPQSGCKAKSQMIQSLNQYNVDVVLVRNIGERALEKLLRNGKQVFRLSTRSSLEDVLGVARTPLTEASQGRPSVNHNTKGGCGSCGCGGKKSKSSLLTRPKQTSAIFAAKSSPAILSLRASNNKVG from the coding sequence ATGATTTATGCTGTTCCTAATGATGGTGAGCGAGTGGCCAACCACTTCGTCAAGGCACCCCATATTGCGATTTATTCCGATGAAGAGGGCATGTTGCACAATTTAGCGAACATTGCCGCGATGCCCCAATCTGGCTGTAAAGCAAAATCTCAGATGATCCAGTCATTAAATCAGTACAACGTTGATGTGGTGCTGGTTCGTAATATTGGTGAGCGAGCGCTAGAAAAATTACTGCGCAATGGTAAACAGGTATTTCGGTTATCTACTCGCAGTTCATTAGAAGATGTTTTGGGCGTGGCCAGAACACCGCTGACTGAGGCGTCTCAGGGTCGACCTTCAGTCAATCACAACACAAAGGGCGGGTGCGGCTCATGTGGTTGTGGTGGTAAAAAATCAAAATCGTCACTATTAACTCGCCCAAAGCAGACAAGTGCGATATTCGCAGCAAAGTCCAGCCCCGCTATACTTAGTTTAAGGGCTTCGAATAACAAGGTTGGTTAG
- a CDS encoding DUF134 domain-containing protein encodes MARPKIERKICGRAAHHCFKPNGVPFQQLEKVNILPEELEALRLADLKGLSQQQAADQMGISRQTFGNTVKTARFKVAKSLVEGHALVFPNEESNL; translated from the coding sequence ATGGCTAGACCAAAAATAGAACGGAAAATATGTGGGCGCGCAGCCCATCATTGTTTCAAACCTAATGGTGTGCCTTTTCAACAATTGGAAAAAGTTAACATACTCCCCGAAGAGCTCGAAGCACTGCGTCTCGCTGATTTGAAAGGGTTAAGCCAGCAGCAAGCCGCAGATCAAATGGGCATATCGAGACAAACTTTTGGCAACACGGTTAAAACCGCACGATTTAAAGTCGCAAAAAGTTTAGTTGAAGGTCATGCACTGGTTTTTCCTAATGAGGAGTCAAACTTATGA
- a CDS encoding copper resistance protein NlpE yields MKKTMLAVTSAVIILAGCQDEKPAEMSAVETPQVEEVQVGETTDAMPAPEEQVAEEQGISSDTFVDNEHNASNALDWNGTYQGTLPCADCSGIDISITLNQDGTYVLEQSYQGKEDGQFKSEGQFSWDENGSTVTLTNEDAPNQYFVGENMLMKLDMNGEKVSGELASNYNLIKQQ; encoded by the coding sequence ATGAAAAAGACAATGTTGGCTGTAACAAGTGCGGTTATTATTCTTGCGGGCTGCCAAGACGAAAAACCAGCAGAGATGTCCGCAGTAGAAACACCTCAAGTGGAAGAGGTGCAAGTCGGAGAAACGACTGACGCCATGCCAGCCCCAGAAGAGCAAGTGGCAGAAGAACAAGGCATTTCATCAGATACATTTGTCGACAATGAACACAATGCAAGCAATGCTCTTGATTGGAATGGCACTTACCAAGGTACACTGCCATGTGCAGACTGTTCTGGCATTGATATCAGCATCACTCTGAATCAAGACGGTACATATGTACTTGAGCAAAGCTACCAAGGCAAAGAAGATGGTCAATTCAAGTCAGAAGGTCAATTCAGTTGGGATGAGAATGGCAGCACGGTAACACTCACCAACGAAGACGCACCCAATCAGTACTTTGTCGGCGAAAACATGCTAATGAAACTAGACATGAATGGTGAGAAAGTATCAGGTGAACTTGCTTCTAACTACAACTTAATCAAGCAACAATAA
- a CDS encoding LysR substrate-binding domain-containing protein, with amino-acid sequence MKLPPLRAVHCFESVARNLSFSLAAEELNVTQSAVSHQIRLLEDYLGESLFIRQGRKLSLSDTGAQYLDDISPAISAISMASQKVREGEKGSIRLAIYSSLAVKWLIPRLSDFKRLHPEIELTLNMVASDPDQTDSVGDCFITVQKPKRNYVSVHLYQDILYPVCSHKIWKEMQEKPMPEAFWQYPLLSTDSVYRERGKDWSEWCAAGGFSLPASVDMQHFSHMLLAIEAARYDQGIAFANDFMLNERDIAQDLVYIPSHGLDTGYSFYFVYKKSRAQQAEIIKLTNWLKQQCL; translated from the coding sequence ATGAAATTGCCCCCTCTTAGAGCGGTTCACTGCTTCGAATCTGTTGCGCGAAATTTGAGTTTTTCGCTTGCTGCGGAAGAGCTCAATGTAACGCAAAGTGCCGTGAGTCATCAGATTCGTTTACTTGAGGATTACCTAGGCGAATCGTTGTTCATTCGCCAGGGTAGAAAGCTCTCTTTGTCTGATACAGGTGCACAATACCTGGACGACATTAGTCCTGCGATTAGCGCAATTTCGATGGCAAGTCAGAAGGTTCGCGAAGGTGAAAAGGGCAGTATTAGGTTGGCGATTTATAGCTCGCTGGCGGTGAAATGGCTGATACCGCGTTTGTCCGATTTTAAGCGCTTACATCCTGAAATTGAGCTTACACTTAACATGGTGGCGAGCGATCCAGATCAGACGGACAGTGTCGGAGACTGTTTTATTACAGTGCAAAAACCAAAGCGAAATTATGTCTCCGTTCACCTGTATCAAGACATTTTGTATCCCGTTTGTAGCCATAAAATATGGAAAGAGATGCAAGAGAAGCCGATGCCAGAAGCTTTTTGGCAGTATCCACTTCTTTCCACCGACTCCGTCTATCGTGAGCGTGGAAAGGATTGGTCTGAGTGGTGCGCTGCAGGTGGGTTCTCGCTGCCTGCTAGTGTGGATATGCAGCATTTTAGCCATATGCTGTTAGCGATAGAGGCTGCGCGTTATGATCAAGGAATTGCATTCGCAAACGACTTTATGCTCAATGAGCGTGATATAGCGCAAGATCTGGTTTATATACCGTCCCATGGCTTAGATACGGGCTACAGTTTCTACTTTGTGTATAAGAAGAGTCGAGCTCAGCAAGCAGAGATTATAAAGTTAACTAACTGGTTAAAGCAGCAATGCTTGTAA
- a CDS encoding DMT family transporter: MKVTSVGAAMLLLIFGNLIAVISDALIKSVGNEVPVFQFVLFRQVSAVLFLLPFCLFNRPSQFMQGFKWHAIRAHVWLLGAIFMVFAISSLPLATANAIFYAAPLMMLPIAAFFFKEQLSKQSVAAAIMGFLGVLVIIRPDQVEWAAISAFVVAVCIAVNNLLIRKVPREQSVMHTLLMTNLAGIPVALLLVFIEAKPWDWSAFPIAAGSSLFIMIYAATCVLAYRSIESNKIASAEYSGLIGAAVIGFIWFDEVPDIFMAIGTVMILVPLIWLSKRERRIRKQQAQMQANQELDQQQAQVT, encoded by the coding sequence GTGAAAGTTACATCTGTCGGAGCAGCCATGCTGCTATTAATTTTTGGAAACCTAATTGCGGTTATCTCAGACGCTTTGATTAAAAGTGTCGGGAATGAGGTGCCAGTGTTTCAGTTCGTCTTATTTCGACAAGTTTCTGCTGTGCTTTTTCTGTTACCTTTTTGCTTGTTTAATCGACCAAGCCAATTTATGCAAGGGTTTAAGTGGCACGCGATTCGTGCCCATGTCTGGCTACTTGGCGCAATATTCATGGTCTTTGCGATCTCATCTTTACCGCTGGCGACGGCGAATGCTATTTTCTACGCAGCCCCTCTGATGATGCTGCCAATCGCGGCATTCTTTTTCAAAGAGCAGCTTTCAAAACAATCGGTCGCCGCTGCGATAATGGGCTTCCTTGGCGTGTTAGTAATTATTCGTCCAGATCAGGTCGAGTGGGCGGCGATTTCAGCGTTTGTCGTCGCGGTGTGTATTGCAGTCAATAATTTATTGATTCGCAAAGTACCGAGAGAACAGTCCGTGATGCACACTTTGCTAATGACCAATCTAGCGGGCATACCAGTCGCGTTGTTATTGGTGTTTATCGAGGCGAAACCTTGGGATTGGAGCGCTTTCCCAATCGCGGCGGGTTCCAGCCTGTTCATCATGATCTATGCAGCAACTTGTGTGCTCGCGTACCGCTCGATAGAGAGTAATAAGATTGCCAGCGCAGAATACAGTGGCTTGATTGGCGCAGCCGTGATTGGCTTTATTTGGTTTGACGAGGTACCTGATATTTTCATGGCCATCGGCACGGTTATGATACTGGTACCGTTGATTTGGCTGTCGAAGCGGGAACGTCGTATTCGAAAACAACAGGCTCAAATGCAAGCCAACCAGGAGCTGGATCAACAACAAGCCCAGGTTACCTGA
- a CDS encoding glycine zipper 2TM domain-containing protein has protein sequence MNTKSIAIAAVVVAVLAGCKEKTPPAPTQANITLIEAVTETVKNPHQVCKDVVVTQQVAPTDDNKILGTVGGAAAGAALGNQIGGGSGKIIATAAGTIAGALTGRKIQENVQKGDVVTTTKQQCHTEYTTSEKVVGYDVTYEVAGAPAMVRLASKPATKSFPIQDGNVVLPQ, from the coding sequence ATGAATACTAAATCTATTGCAATTGCGGCAGTGGTTGTTGCTGTATTAGCAGGCTGTAAGGAGAAGACGCCGCCAGCTCCGACTCAAGCCAATATCACATTGATTGAAGCAGTTACAGAAACAGTAAAGAATCCTCATCAAGTATGCAAGGATGTAGTGGTGACGCAGCAAGTTGCACCTACAGATGACAATAAAATTCTCGGCACCGTTGGTGGCGCTGCGGCGGGTGCGGCGCTCGGAAACCAGATCGGTGGCGGTTCTGGCAAAATCATTGCTACGGCAGCCGGCACTATTGCTGGTGCATTGACAGGTCGTAAGATTCAGGAAAATGTGCAAAAAGGCGATGTGGTTACGACGACAAAGCAGCAGTGTCATACTGAGTACACTACATCAGAAAAAGTGGTGGGTTATGATGTCACCTATGAAGTTGCAGGTGCACCGGCCATGGTTCGATTGGCAAGTAAGCCAGCTACGAAAAGCTTCCCAATCCAAGACGGCAATGTGGTTCTACCGCAGTAA
- a CDS encoding acyl-CoA synthetase translates to MNVVVHLQKKAIRKYGYEMATRQAWKCGIKANLVRRVIGLFKGQIVCVVEGCRAELSSPINNPLHDDEKQGRYVFVGGVCWEPNNIIAPGFPDFMFMHLRSMSHRHKYLSDDELFLSLA, encoded by the coding sequence ATGAATGTAGTTGTACATTTGCAAAAGAAAGCAATAAGAAAATACGGCTATGAAATGGCAACTCGTCAGGCTTGGAAATGTGGGATCAAAGCCAACTTGGTGAGACGGGTAATCGGCCTGTTCAAAGGACAAATCGTGTGCGTCGTTGAAGGCTGCCGTGCAGAGCTATCTTCACCTATCAACAACCCGCTCCATGATGATGAAAAGCAAGGCCGCTACGTTTTTGTCGGTGGTGTTTGCTGGGAACCAAACAACATTATCGCTCCGGGATTTCCTGACTTTATGTTTATGCACCTGCGTAGCATGAGTCATCGACATAAATACTTATCTGATGACGAACTGTTCCTCAGTTTGGCGTGA
- the pncB gene encoding nicotinate phosphoribosyltransferase — MTTELFSSRIIQSALDFDVYKVNMMSAVAALYPDAMVSYKFIVRSEEDLSELLPAVEAEILKLQDVRFTGDEINYMKRVAPYLKPEFVDALRHFRFNPQNDVALHNKTMADGSSQLRITISGLWKETILYETIIMSIVSEVRSRLRWSGIPFQQFQTVLEEKVRYLKSELKRRNITGFKFSDMSTRRRFSFKVQKTMLEYLCQELPDCLTGTSNYHLARELNLVPIGTVAHEWFMGHQALVNVRDSQKIALQRWQEMFDGALGIALTDTIGIDAFLKDFDEELSNAYFGVRHDSGCPFTWGEKMIEHYQSMNIDPMTKTLVFTDGLNFEQALDICEYFQGRVQVSFGIGTFLANDMGDYVNDKGEAYKPLSMVIKMVTCNDSPVAKISDEPEKAMCEDIFFLMNLKRRFEQPLDLDECRDLIDRLENEGQNYLIDA; from the coding sequence ATGACAACCGAACTATTTTCTTCTCGCATCATTCAAAGTGCGTTGGACTTTGATGTTTATAAAGTGAACATGATGAGCGCTGTTGCTGCGCTGTATCCTGATGCGATGGTGTCATACAAATTTATTGTGCGCAGCGAAGAAGACTTGTCTGAGTTGTTGCCTGCTGTAGAAGCAGAAATCCTTAAGCTTCAAGACGTTCGCTTTACAGGCGACGAAATTAACTATATGAAGCGTGTTGCGCCTTATCTCAAGCCTGAGTTTGTCGACGCCTTACGTCACTTCCGCTTTAATCCTCAAAATGATGTCGCTCTGCATAACAAAACCATGGCTGATGGCTCAAGCCAATTACGTATTACCATCAGTGGGTTGTGGAAAGAGACCATTTTGTACGAAACCATCATCATGAGTATCGTTTCTGAAGTGCGTAGTCGTCTGCGTTGGTCGGGTATCCCTTTCCAGCAATTCCAAACTGTGTTGGAAGAGAAAGTTCGTTATCTTAAATCTGAACTGAAGCGTCGCAATATTACCGGCTTTAAGTTTTCTGATATGTCGACTCGTCGCCGCTTTTCGTTTAAGGTCCAAAAAACCATGCTGGAATACCTGTGTCAGGAATTACCAGACTGCTTAACGGGGACCAGTAATTACCATTTAGCCCGTGAACTTAACCTTGTGCCAATTGGCACGGTAGCTCATGAGTGGTTTATGGGCCATCAGGCGTTGGTGAACGTCCGTGACTCACAAAAAATCGCTTTGCAACGTTGGCAAGAGATGTTTGATGGTGCGTTGGGCATTGCGCTTACAGATACGATCGGTATTGATGCTTTCCTCAAAGACTTTGATGAAGAGCTAAGCAACGCGTACTTTGGTGTGCGTCACGACAGTGGTTGTCCATTCACATGGGGTGAAAAAATGATTGAGCACTATCAATCAATGAATATTGACCCGATGACCAAGACCTTGGTGTTTACCGATGGGCTGAACTTTGAACAAGCGTTAGACATTTGCGAGTATTTCCAGGGGCGAGTTCAAGTGAGTTTCGGTATTGGTACCTTCCTTGCCAACGACATGGGTGATTATGTTAATGACAAAGGAGAGGCTTATAAGCCTTTATCCATGGTGATTAAAATGGTCACCTGCAATGATTCTCCCGTCGCTAAGATAAGCGACGAGCCAGAAAAAGCGATGTGTGAAGACATTTTCTTTTTAATGAATTTGAAGCGACGTTTTGAGCAGCCATTAGATTTGGATGAGTGCCGTGATCTTATCGATCGTCTTGAGAATGAGGGACAAAACTACCTGATTGATGCCTAG
- a CDS encoding NUDIX domain-containing protein has protein sequence MIVTVDIIPFRLSGCANKGLEVLLIKRSNPDRPYHGVWALPGGFVFDKDLTHEGGRPADENFEAARRRICREKIHTYPRHFSEAFIDGDPKRDPDDWSLNITHYALVDRNNVEQINNAGVAECHLKWFPLQAILDGEETLAFDHQNTIEKAWQKLRASIEYTSVLLFALDKEFLVADIISAYQEFGIDISRMTIKRRLIDSGVLKPTNKVASTNKGKGGKPAMVYTLTSDEVTFFQNCLRG, from the coding sequence ATGATCGTAACTGTCGACATTATTCCATTCAGGCTCTCTGGCTGCGCCAATAAAGGACTGGAAGTGTTGCTGATTAAGCGTTCAAATCCGGACCGCCCATACCATGGCGTTTGGGCACTGCCGGGTGGATTTGTCTTTGATAAAGATTTGACCCATGAAGGCGGGCGTCCTGCGGATGAAAATTTCGAAGCGGCAAGACGCCGTATTTGCCGCGAAAAGATTCATACCTACCCTCGTCACTTTAGTGAAGCGTTTATTGATGGTGATCCAAAGCGAGATCCAGACGACTGGAGTTTAAACATCACCCACTACGCATTAGTAGATAGAAATAATGTCGAGCAAATCAACAACGCTGGTGTTGCAGAATGCCACCTTAAATGGTTCCCGTTGCAGGCCATCTTAGATGGAGAAGAGACGCTGGCTTTTGACCATCAAAACACCATTGAAAAAGCCTGGCAAAAATTGCGCGCTTCGATCGAATACACATCCGTGCTTTTGTTCGCGTTAGACAAAGAGTTTTTGGTTGCCGATATCATTTCGGCCTATCAGGAATTTGGGATCGACATCAGCCGCATGACAATCAAACGCCGTTTGATCGATTCAGGCGTGCTGAAGCCAACCAATAAAGTCGCCTCTACCAACAAAGGCAAGGGGGGAAAACCTGCAATGGTATACACTCTTACTAGCGACGAAGTGACCTTTTTTCAAAACTGCTTGCGCGGATAA
- a CDS encoding nicotinamidase, producing MTVRVNYQTTAVFDVDPEKGFSELCPDELPVVGALEIVPELLKNHAKGRLKLVSRDLHPPKAAWDAEMPANMLEPVGLPNVDVKWNRHCVLGTTGVELLDGLPPVLEYDFQVNKGMDPDAHPYGVFFHDVADTKTTGANEFLKCNNIDTLVVGGLALDFCVKKSVMQALALGFKVVVNLASTRAVLPHTVDDIIAEMKENGAVFVDCADDIIVEKFA from the coding sequence ATGACGGTTCGAGTTAATTATCAAACCACTGCAGTGTTCGATGTTGATCCGGAGAAAGGATTCAGTGAACTTTGCCCAGACGAATTACCCGTAGTTGGTGCGCTTGAAATTGTCCCGGAGCTACTTAAGAACCACGCAAAAGGTCGATTAAAACTGGTGAGCCGAGACTTACATCCGCCAAAAGCCGCATGGGACGCAGAAATGCCAGCCAACATGCTCGAACCCGTTGGTTTGCCAAACGTCGATGTAAAGTGGAATCGTCATTGCGTGCTGGGTACGACTGGGGTTGAACTGCTGGACGGTTTGCCACCTGTTCTAGAGTATGATTTTCAGGTGAATAAAGGCATGGATCCTGATGCGCATCCGTACGGCGTTTTCTTTCACGATGTCGCTGATACCAAAACGACTGGCGCGAATGAGTTCCTGAAATGTAACAACATCGATACACTTGTTGTCGGTGGGTTAGCCCTCGATTTCTGCGTAAAAAAATCCGTGATGCAAGCATTAGCTCTCGGTTTTAAAGTCGTGGTGAACCTTGCTTCGACGCGCGCCGTATTGCCGCACACTGTTGATGACATCATTGCTGAAATGAAAGAAAACGGCGCGGTATTTGTTGACTGTGCTGATGACATCATCGTCGAGAAGTTTGCATAA
- a CDS encoding peptide-methionine (S)-S-oxide reductase has product MQEIYFAGGCLWGVQEFMRHLPGVIVTEAGRANGTTNSTSTDYDGYAECVRTQFDPSQVSVEDLLGYFFEIIDPYSVNKQGEDVGEKYRTGVYSQSAQHLDRVRSYIAKREDADKIVVEVLELTNYVPSDGEHQDRLTRFPDDYCHIPLDLLHKYKNH; this is encoded by the coding sequence ATGCAAGAGATTTATTTTGCGGGCGGCTGCCTGTGGGGCGTACAAGAATTTATGCGTCACCTGCCCGGTGTAATTGTTACCGAAGCTGGTCGTGCGAACGGTACGACAAATTCCACATCAACGGACTACGACGGTTATGCAGAATGTGTACGCACTCAATTCGACCCTTCACAAGTCTCTGTCGAAGATTTGCTGGGTTACTTCTTCGAAATCATCGACCCTTACAGTGTCAATAAACAAGGAGAGGACGTCGGTGAAAAATACCGAACGGGTGTGTACAGCCAAAGCGCTCAACACCTCGACAGAGTAAGAAGCTACATCGCAAAAAGAGAAGATGCCGATAAGATCGTGGTAGAAGTGCTCGAGTTAACTAATTACGTACCAAGTGATGGCGAACACCAAGACAGGCTAACACGCTTCCCGGATGATTATTGTCATATTCCTTTGGATTTATTACACAAATATAAAAACCACTAG
- the eat gene encoding ethanolamine permease yields MSNHQEYLAKRQLKRGTAGWILLAGLGVSYVISGDFAGWNFGIAQAGWGGFLIAAIAMAVMYLTLVLSLAEMSAAIPAAGGGYSFARQAMGPTGGFFTGLSVLIEYALAPAAIVIFIGSAVNELIGIDGPVVYALFYAVFIGIHMAGVGEALKVMMVISGLAVLAILATAGVLIGDFDINNLFDIAPATAQATEALPFGWYGVWAALPFAMWLFLAVEGVPLAAEEAKNPAKDVPKGIIGAMLFLLLTATLVVVLLAGAVGSQVIGDSAVPLVDALKLTGNPTIATAVNVLGLAGLIASFFSIIYGYSRLVFALSRAGYLPQSLSLTSDKKVPTRALFVPGVFGFLVSLTGEGDLILAMAVVGATVSYALMSLSHILLRIKQPELHRPYKTPGGIVTSSISLVLSLIAMTGVYAFDPSAFFMTMGLFVIGGAYYGLYSRNKLVATTAEEEFAMLSVAEQELEAEGAR; encoded by the coding sequence ATGTCTAATCATCAGGAATATCTGGCTAAAAGACAGTTAAAACGAGGGACCGCAGGCTGGATTCTGCTTGCGGGGCTGGGCGTATCGTATGTTATTTCCGGTGATTTTGCCGGATGGAACTTTGGTATCGCTCAGGCTGGCTGGGGTGGTTTCCTTATCGCAGCGATTGCGATGGCGGTGATGTACCTAACGCTGGTTTTATCATTGGCGGAAATGTCGGCGGCGATTCCGGCTGCTGGTGGCGGCTATAGCTTTGCGCGTCAGGCAATGGGCCCGACGGGCGGCTTTTTTACCGGTTTATCTGTACTTATTGAATATGCGCTCGCGCCTGCTGCGATTGTGATATTCATTGGTTCAGCGGTGAATGAATTGATTGGTATTGATGGCCCTGTTGTCTACGCACTTTTTTATGCCGTCTTTATTGGAATTCACATGGCTGGTGTGGGTGAAGCTCTAAAGGTCATGATGGTTATTAGTGGATTAGCGGTGTTGGCCATTTTGGCGACCGCAGGTGTACTGATAGGCGACTTCGACATCAATAACCTGTTTGATATTGCTCCAGCAACTGCTCAGGCAACAGAAGCATTACCATTTGGCTGGTATGGCGTTTGGGCTGCACTGCCGTTTGCGATGTGGTTATTCCTCGCGGTTGAAGGGGTTCCTTTAGCGGCAGAAGAAGCGAAAAACCCGGCGAAAGATGTGCCAAAAGGTATTATCGGTGCAATGTTGTTCCTTCTACTTACCGCGACTCTTGTGGTTGTGCTATTAGCTGGTGCAGTAGGTTCACAAGTTATCGGTGATAGCGCGGTACCATTGGTTGATGCACTGAAGCTGACAGGTAACCCGACTATTGCTACTGCCGTTAACGTGCTAGGTCTGGCTGGTCTGATTGCGTCTTTCTTCTCAATCATTTACGGCTACAGCCGTTTGGTATTCGCGCTTTCTCGTGCAGGCTACCTACCACAAAGCTTGTCACTAACAAGTGATAAGAAAGTGCCGACTCGTGCACTATTTGTTCCGGGTGTATTTGGCTTCTTAGTCTCGCTAACCGGTGAAGGTGATTTGATCCTGGCAATGGCTGTTGTTGGCGCAACCGTATCGTACGCTTTGATGTCACTAAGCCATATCTTGCTACGCATCAAGCAACCTGAGCTACATCGTCCATACAAAACACCAGGTGGTATTGTTACTTCAAGTATCTCGTTAGTACTTTCTTTAATCGCGATGACTGGCGTTTATGCATTTGATCCTTCAGCGTTCTTTATGACGATGGGACTGTTTGTTATCGGTGGAGCGTATTACGGACTCTACAGCCGCAATAAACTGGTTGCGACTACGGCCGAAGAAGAGTTTGCGATGTTGTCAGTGGCGGAACAGGAATTGGAAGCTGAAGGCGCTCGTTAA
- the eutC gene encoding ethanolamine ammonia-lyase subunit EutC, translated as MGKVVSISDGATAKVVTRNPWDKLREFTSARIALGRSGNSVPTDELLSFQLDHAQAMDAVHCSLNVDSLVAQLTDSYSILQQTLEPPVVVTSKVTDRFMYLQRPDLGRQLDEASWNTLEAIGKEHNAELDLAIVIADGLSSVAIQNHALPVISRLVSLLSGDEEHQWNLAPIAVVKQGRVAVGDDVGECFNAKAVMVLIGERPGLTSPDSMGMYLTWGAKRGSKDSDRNCISNVRPQGLNYDDACQRAFYLLKEARRLQLSGVNLKDRSAIDEENGGDLEDKHNNNFLISKM; from the coding sequence ATGGGTAAAGTGGTTTCTATCTCAGACGGCGCAACAGCAAAAGTTGTCACGCGCAATCCTTGGGATAAGTTACGTGAGTTTACTTCTGCGCGCATCGCTCTGGGTCGCAGTGGCAACAGTGTTCCGACGGATGAGTTGCTCTCTTTTCAGCTCGATCACGCCCAGGCGATGGACGCTGTACATTGCTCCCTTAATGTGGATTCGCTGGTTGCTCAACTGACAGACTCGTACTCGATCCTTCAACAAACACTTGAGCCACCTGTCGTGGTGACAAGCAAAGTAACCGATCGATTCATGTATTTGCAGCGACCAGATCTAGGCCGCCAGCTTGATGAAGCTTCTTGGAACACGCTTGAAGCCATTGGCAAGGAACACAATGCCGAGCTCGATTTAGCGATCGTTATCGCTGATGGTCTTTCTTCTGTCGCGATCCAGAACCATGCCTTACCTGTTATCAGCCGCTTAGTTTCGCTGTTGAGTGGTGATGAAGAACACCAATGGAATTTAGCGCCTATCGCTGTTGTGAAGCAGGGGCGAGTCGCGGTCGGTGATGATGTCGGCGAGTGTTTTAATGCCAAAGCCGTGATGGTTCTTATCGGTGAAAGGCCGGGACTGACATCGCCAGACAGTATGGGCATGTACCTGACTTGGGGAGCGAAACGCGGCTCGAAGGATTCCGACCGAAACTGTATTTCTAACGTGCGACCGCAAGGGCTTAATTATGACGATGCCTGTCAGCGCGCATTCTATTTGCTTAAAGAGGCTCGAAGACTCCAACTCTCAGGCGTGAACTTAAAGGACCGTTCTGCCATTGACGAAGAGAATGGTGGCGACCTCGAAGATAAGCACAACAACAATTTCTTAATTTCTAAAATGTAG